From Drosophila virilis strain 15010-1051.87 chromosome X, Dvir_AGI_RSII-ME, whole genome shotgun sequence, the proteins below share one genomic window:
- the LOC6634548 gene encoding pneumococcal serine-rich repeat protein, with the protein MKTMSRFGLRRGFKFSEEQQQVNGNSSPIGPTAQKLATPPQRKKRNCSLPREQPDQQLEPIDVELELDRQQQPPLPPSLVCSVPLERLPRLVEKLQQLQQQQQQQQQRELEEYSATAFIKVLCLYCDKKFASSKLQSKHVDKFHTERKERRCSNRSTNNNNNNNNNNNSSSGSSSNNSHAHFPGCQHCNKSKSPALTSPICLPAKQLEQLFNHLIVSHADKYFGCQQCQLRFNDAPQLQSHMRHLHQQQLPPQQQQQQQQQQQETCSMMGAEEPVLFRLGLTQNRLPGQRQRNRSARQQREQQQQQQHSSSNTSASATPKQQQQQQARSSSRAAQRQAAAAAAAAAAPPLSLAAATTATVAAASSNSSCSSSCTATTVACTPEDAHFRMPSHSHVFDDNFYKDVVHNVRHNLQHFLDGRLRSGPAPPQPLSTSPAAASSLQQMALCSAYPTLLTAEQFGDGHGLGLGMETLPLPLAAKAARRPHTKHSWKWKWDYVKKFTIINENGRLVKKLKQPFMGLRDLSRLDMWTQLTMRQKHDLEQAQQQQQQQQQQQQQQHQQQQLLQQLHLLLDRRLLPHIMLEQNEQAIIKEELPEQQQLLSQQQQQLLLPAQTGAEQSFLKLLQLQPRQQQLLQPRQQQQLQLQQQQQQQQQQQQQQLVLSGEWARPRLYLCICCGAKFEQRKALEEHKTFRHSHIYATHYELVGRELLAGNLLRHLFMPKRALSRYAAEHQQQLLSQHKQERAVVEDESMLCSSSNCSAASSAFGLGTVSASPCSTATTATTTATGHSSSNSNTTSTSVEDNDNSSDIKGLPPNVSACSPASLSLSLSSGSGYSCSSSQPTAASCTKCGRKCSGLMDLYRHMLDCSGDYVWSLAKKRKYRYYCGSKKRRTACNKPAKHFAQLLRKNGKKVKKQGQVESVTGLDQSGNNDASEESGSNCSNSNSNSNKTKTPPRQRPSDAESIRKMLENLPAKRVCKKIFPMDNKKRSKKQGKPNKKLQSRGAKKLYNHHHHHLHHHHHHLHHHALRNTRSRLVRGKPSTAVAAATVAAEQQQRQQRNRRKQQQQAKLLPVSDVQLGSNSNSSSSSNTPTIAVNTASIVNANAATATVAVAATTTATTTTTAAAATTTTVASPKQQLMPTPPTTPAPAATAAASTTTTPPTTAATATVVPSKQQQQHQPVKRSKRISDCIAMLTGKLEEKLKTEQQPAEKEQPILPAAAEPTTAEQQQLQPKTPKRKAMSRRIIKPHADEAAAAIAAPVTATVAPATAIVAPATAIVAPATVTVAPVTATVAPATATVAPVTATIAPVKAATVAGPPLPVPVPLPLPLPLPAKPVVLPALPRRATPTKAATKQMLPIQLPQQQQLPLAVLPMPMSMPLPLPLPMPLPALPVPLPVPVPVKLPAPTHTPATHTPATPTAAAAAATMLLPKLPLYLPVPASYVLEPLNLSHVKPPAHQQQQQQQQQQQQQQQQLQQQQQQLQQQQQQRAAAMPARRQTICGFEARNLLQLDEMQPLDLSKKNKRKPSPAPPAPEQLPLGLGLPLVRGTDPTAAAAAAAAAAAAAHYYSNLELLKIPQVRQPVLPLPMPALVPQTPLTVKAPAKKRAAELASKKEKQLSVTRMDEVINNHIDDAINSVILAVQEEDDEQQQQQQQQEHQQQLFHKQQQLFQQQQLQQQQQQHLSLHQQQPHLPQQHFPLAPVPVPIPATVAAVTPATVATVPARHLTPKKRNMRSKTIDCRSELLLAALPPAIKATPTVTETPMLLAQNGNVEPTAMPLATPIATPAPETISCHEQQLLPLPQQLPPAATAATAATVAETPAVKPAQPVSVISVAPPTATIVAAATFATAATFATTATFATAATFVTTATVATSTIATTATTGTSTRRSATPLLEEHSSNMNNNNNTSSGFHSLAQSELAQAPPAELEPEPEPEPVPQAKLEAEPTAEPEPEPAPKAEPVATPTATPKEDAKKKQRRRRKNELAAIVADQLLESFKIDNARRDNLKKLENLAYEKSEDLLLTGMLLMSSTKRNATLQSATIAGDTKRSKAVSTDAEAGSAGRGRPKRRQSCYYRRGRGKAVPLGAETNISALKSSLENFSIGIEKQLQAKEAAKAKATPTTAAASCILRPSILCTAAKEQQQRQEKQQKLEEQQQEQEKQQEQQLPAAAATVSAALPTYSRDPRLNKNIHKEPEQQQQQQQHTPQQHASQQQHAPQQHAQQQHAPQQQHAPQHGDNLEEEDNYLTEIAKNVNEKIMSSTNEDFEFANDELDQDKDKFYRPPTSMSVRSAPNLNDEHSNFGTDDDDDENTNTEILDMDMDDELSVYTSYSQDLGRNGRRRRRRRRSVLLTRRPKKRSTRNGGQLDEADKYACQLCGKSFYTSTSLSKHNMTLAHVSKLSELEYLQAKSNAPPSPPQPMEQQLEAPPQQLRASVLMPPIQMQMQMQAMPAAAAPLSPPSHHVITEESLRLHDNQQQQQQQQQHTSPAHSTARLNLNPDERLFYECCNILKSAETPRLASGTTASVIVSAGRKNLETTPTPPTVEPAAESLPPPASPSPSPSPSRSPSPTAPALAPAPAPAPAPIPTVSHQPVIQQLFRNPPAATPTPTPTNHHPQHHHPQQHPPHPHHQHQQHPPPHHQHPPHLHPPHHHQQHLHPPPHRLSPSYSAMSQFSAMTATNMTTSRFKTKAAMKGYETNVTTHLQLDMDLAKTARAVCKLTELADIALGSEKPPGVDYMSAQILPSNTEQQQQQLQPQQQQQQLPPVATAATVAEPSSTSSKTIMHASSIIKGRIIIPERPFKNIGLEEKAPITFQKPKTSVNLLTEDNNSVSTASYSDRDDYDFGTLSCEDVDAEGEGDGDADGESVKLRTQEQQPPEQEQQQQQQEQEQLKPAAGMIACSAASCSSSSSSSTASSTQQSSSRSSSSSRATAKTFENKSLIMGRIFKHASSAKVGTTPPKLAVKSAPKDKAQLDQLFDELRGAAKPQQQTLNEQPQLEPLAVPSPAAMPAPAAPVTTKCGKASARKDLSKLQTELGMSAEELEQLIDEGQRKSKRRCATNRPKKLVETWSSDEYEEFLSTKDIIALIEQKEQQEQRRKRKTSEAQETPAGNRQRADREKSTQTVANAKSRKTRKPEQLAAAATQPKRARQRSSVAEPTTPAKAKPKAKTKAKAARGKPAAAKAQQQQKPAKTPAAAAGSRRRGKQQAAEELTSTTTPAQQQRTRSSRQQQQRRTLAQPVEVHAPDMNHCQEPQPQQQQQQEKAAGSAKQKPRSSSSSNNRAAAVAAAAATNNNNNNNSSSSNKNLKTKRKSQTHRQSPARRKRPASEKQLYYWSSSSDDEFGRIHVEAAAAAAAAEAAAAAAQAAAAAAKAADAQANNAQADEGVPPPQPQLMAPPPKHFDDSEQYQKHGWIVGDSHKKLVKLLAIAKGSKKVDNCGVKRRTPKRKC; encoded by the exons ATGAAGACCATGTCGCGCTTTGGCCTGCGCCGTGGCTTCAAATTTTCCgaggaacagcagcaggtcaatggcaacagcagTCCAATTGGACCAACCGCACAAAAGCTGGCAACGCCGCCGCAACGCAAAAAGCGCAATTGCAGCCTGCCCAGAGAGCAGCCAGATCAGCAATTGGAACCAATTGATGTCGAACTCGAGTTGgacaggcaacagcagcccCCGCTGCCTCCCTCGCTGGTGTGCAGTGTGCCGCTGGAGCGTTTGCCGCGTCTCGTTGAGaaactgcaacagctgcaacagcaacaacaacagcaacaacagcgcgaACTTGAGGAATATTCGGCAACGGCTTTTATCAAAGTTTTATGCTTGTACTGTGATAAGAAGTTCGCGTCCAGCAAGCTGCAGTCCAAGCATGTGGACAAGTTTCATACGGAACGCAAGGAGCGACGCTGCAGCAATCGTTcgaccaacaacaataacaacaacaacaacaacaacaacagcagcagcggcagcagcagcaataacagccacgcccactttcCGGGATGTCAGCACTGCAACAAGTCAAAGTCGCCAGCGTTAACCTCGCCAATCTGTCTGCCCGccaagcagctggagcagctgttCAATCATCTAATCGTTAGCCATGCGGACAAGTATTTTGGCTGCCAGCAATGCCAGCTGCGCTTCAACGATGCACCGCAGCTGCAAAGTCACATGCGGCACTTgcatcagcaacagttgcccccgcaacagcagcagcaacaacagcagcagcaacaggaaacATGCTCCATGATGGGCGCCGAGGAGCCGGTGCTGTTTCGCCTAGGTCTCACACAGAATCGTTTGCCCGGCCAACGGCAGCGCAATCGCAGCGCACGTCAGCAACgcgaacagcaacagcagcagcagcacagcagcagcaataccTCCGCCTCGGCCACGcccaagcaacagcaacagcagcaggcacgcagcagcagtcgcGCCGCGCAGCGtcaggcggcggcagcagcagcggcggcagcagcgcctCCTTTAAGCCTCGCTGCTGCCACGacagcaactgttgccgctgccagcagcaacagcagctgcagcagcagctgcacggcaacaacagttgcCTGCACGCCGGAGGATGCACACTTCCGGATGCCCAGCCATAGTCATGTGTTCGATGACAACTTTTACAAGGATGTGGTGCACAATGTGCGCcacaatttgcagcattttctCGACGGACGACTGCGCAGCGGACCCGCGCCGCCGCAGCCGCTCAGTACATCGCCCGCCGCTGCGTCTAGCCTGCAACAGATGGCGCTGTGCAGCGCCTATCCCACATTGCTAACAGCCGAACAATTTGGCGATGGCCATGGCCTGGGGCTGGGCATGGagacgctgccgctgccgctggcggCGAAGGCAGCTCGGCGGCCGCACACGAAGCACAgctggaaatggaaatgggatTATGTGAAGAAATTTACGATTATCAACGAGAACGGACGCTTGGTCAAGAAGCTGAAGCAACCGTTTATGGGGCTGCGCGATTTGTCGCGCCTGGACATGTGGACGCAGCTGACCATGCGACAGAAGCACGACCTGgagcaggcgcagcagcaacagcaacaacagcagcagcagcaacaacagcaacatcagcagcagcaattgttgcaacagctgcatttgctgttggATCGTCGCCTGTTGCCGCACATTATGCTCGAGCAAAACGAGCAGGCGATTATCAAGGAGGAACTGCccgagcagcaacagttgctgtcgcaacagcagcaacagttgctgctgccagcgcAAACAGGCGCCGAACAAAGCTTCCTAAAGCTGCTTCAGCTGCAACCAcgccagcagcaactgttgcagccgcgccagcagcaacagttgcagctgcagcagcagcagcagcagcaacagcaacaacagcagcaacaattggtGCTCAGCGGCGAATGGGCGCGCCCACGCTTATATTTGTGCATCTGCTGTGGAGCCAAGTTTGAGCAGCGCAAGGCGCTCGAGGAGCACAAAACGTTTCGACATTCGCACATCTATGCGACACACTATGAGCTGGTGGGCCGTGAGCTGCTCGCCGGCAACTTGTTGCGGCATCTATTTATGCCGAAGCGTGCGCTCAGCCGTTATGCGGCCGagcatcagcaacagttgctgtcgCAGCACAAGCAGGAGCGAGCCGTTGTCGAGGATGAGTCAATGTTGTGCAGCTCATCGAATTGCTCGGCGGCCTCATCGGCCTTTGGCCTGGGCACGGTCAGCGCCTCGCCCTGctcgacagcaacaacagcgacaacgacagcaactggacacagcagcagcaacagcaacacgacGTCCACGTCTGTGgaggacaacgacaacagcagcgatATTAAGGGACTGCCGCCGAATGTCAGCGCCTGCTCGCCGGCCAGCCTCAGTTTGAGTCTCAGCTCCGGCTCTGgctacagctgcagcagctcgcaGCCGACGGCGGCCAGCTGCACGAAATGTGGCCGCAAATGCAGCGGCCTGATGGATCTCTATCGGCATATGCTGGACTGTTCCGGTGATTATGTTTGGTCATTGGCCAAAAAGCGTAAATATCGTTATTATTGCGGCTCCAAGAAGCGACGCACCGCCTGCAATAAGCCCGCCAAGCATTTTGCTCAGCTGCTGCGCAAGAATGGCAAAAAGGTCAAGAAACAGGGCCAGGTGGAGTCGGTGACTGGCCTGGATCAGTCGGGCAACAATGATGCGTCCGAGGAGAGCGGCTCCAATTGctccaattccaattccaattcgAACAAGACTAAAACGCCGCCGCGTCAAAGACCCAGCGATG CCGAATCCATACGCAAAATGCTGGAGAATTTGCCGGCGAAGCGAGTTTGCAAAAAGATCTTCCCAATGGACAACAAGAAGCGCTCCAAGAAACAGGGCAAGCCAAACAAGAAGCTGCAATCGCGCGGCGCAAAGAAGCTATAcaatcaccatcatcatcatctgcatcatcatcatcatcatttgcATCATCACGCACTGCGGAATACGCGCTCGCGCCTCGTCCGCGGCAAGCCATCaacagcagttgcagcagcaactgttgctgccgaacagcagcagcgacagcagcgcaATCGtcgcaagcagcagcagcaggccaaGCTGTTGCCTGTGAGCGATGTCCAGCTTggaagcaacagcaacagcagcagcagcagcaacacgccAACAATAGCCGTAAACACTGCCAGCATAGTCAACGCCAATGCAGCCACagctactgttgctgttgctgcgacaacaacagcaacaacaacaacaacagcagcagcagcaacaacaacaacggttGCCTCGcccaagcagcagctgatgcCAACGCCGCCCACAAcaccagcgccagcagcaacagcagcagcatcaacaacaacaactccaccaacaacagcagcgacagcaacagttgttcccagcaagcagcagcaacagcatcagcctGTGAAGCGCAGCAAGCGCATCAGCGACTGCATTGCCATGCTGACGGGCAAGCTGGAGGAGAAGCTGAAGACTGAGCAACAGCCGGCGGAAAAGGAGCAGCCAATCCTaccggcagcagcagagccaACAACAgccgaacagcaacagctgcagccgaAGACGCCCAAACGCAAGGCCATGTCCAGGCGCATCATCAAGCCGCACGCGGacgaggcagcagcagcaatagccgcGCCTGTAACGGCAACAGTTGCACCTGCAACAGCAATAGTTGCGCCTGCAACAGCAATAGTTGCGCCTGCAACAGTAACAGTTGCGCCTGTAACAGCAACAGTGGCgcctgcaacagcaacagttgcgcctgttacagcaacaattgccCCTGTaaaggcagcaacagttgctggtCCGCCGCTGCCTGTGCCCGTGCCACTTCCTCTTCCACTGCCGCTGCCCGCCAAGCCTGTTGTTTTGCCAGCGTTGCCGCGtcgtgccacgcccaccaagGCAGCAACCAAGCAAATGTTGCCCATACaattgccacagcagcaacagttgccgctgGCGGTGCTGCCGATGCCAATGTCGATGCCTTTGCCATTGCCACTGCCGATGCCATTGCCTGCCCTGCCTGTGCCCCTGCCCGTGCCCGTGCCCGTCAAGCTGCCAGCACCAACTCACACGCCAGCAACTCATACGCCAGCAACacccacagcagcagcagcagcagcaacaatgctgCTGCCCAAGCTGCCATTGTATCTGCCAGTGCCGGCCAGCTATGTGCTAGAGCCGCTAAATCTCAGTCATGTCAAGCCGCCagcacatcagcagcagcagcagcagcagcaacaacaacaacaacagcagcaacagctgcagcagcagcagcaacagctgcaacagcagcagcaacaacgtgCCGCGGCAATGCCAGCGCGTCGTCAAACGATATGTGGCTTCGAGGCGCGCAATTTACTGCAGCTGGACGAGATGCAGCCACTGGATCTGTccaagaaaaacaaacgcaaACCATCGCCAGCTCCTCCGGCTCCAGAGCAATTGcccctgggcctgggcctgccGCTTGTGCGCGGCACAGatccaactgctgctgcagccgcggcagcagctgctgctgctgctgcgcattATTATTCCAATCTGGAGCTACTGAAGATACCGCAGGTGCGCCAGCCGGTACTGCCGCTGCCCATGCCCGCTCTGGTGCCGCAGACGCCACTGACTGTGAAGGCGCCCGCCAAGAAACGCGCCGCGGAACTGGCCAGCAAAAAGGAGAAGCAGCTCAGTGTGACGCGCATGGACGAGGTAATCAACAATCATATCGACGATGCCATCAACTCGGTTATATTGGCCGTGCAGGAGGAGGAcgacgagcagcagcagcagcagcagcagcaggagcatcagcaacaattgttccataagcagcagcaactgtttcagcagcaacaactccaacagcaacagcagcaacatctcTCACTgcatcaacagcagccacatcTCCCACAGCAACATTTTCCGCTGGCGCCCGTGCCCGTTCCGATaccagcaactgttgctgccgtcACACCGGCAACAGTTGCTACTGTGCCCGCCCGTCATCTGACGCCAAAGAAGCGCAATATGCGCTCCAAGACAATCGATTGTCGTTCCGAGCTGTTACTGGCTGCGTTGCCGCCAGCAATaaaagccacgcccactgtcACAGAAACGCCCATGTTGCTGGCGCAAAATGGCAACGTCGAGCCGACGGCCATGCCCCTAGCGACGCCCATAGCAACGCCTGCGCCAGAAACAATAAGCTGCCAcgagcagcaactgttgccgttgccacaGCAATTGCCGccggcagcaactgcagcaacagcagcaacagttgctgagACGCCCGCTGTAAAGCCAGCCCAGCCCGTGTCTGTCATATCTGTGGCGccgccaacagcaacaattgtcgcagcagcaacatttgccacagcagcaacatttgcgacaacagcaacatttgccacagcagcaacatttgtgacaacagcaacagttgcaacatcaacaattgcaacgacagcaacaacggggACCTCGACGCGACGCAGCGCCACGCCACTGCTGGAGGAGCACAGCAGCAatatgaacaacaacaataacacatCCTCCGGTTTTCATAGTCTCGCTCAATCCGAACTGGCCCAAGCGCCGCCAGCTGAACTCGAGCCGGAGCCCGAACCGGAGCCGGTGCCCCAAGCGAAGCTCGAGGCGGAGCCAACAGCTGAGCCTGAACCTGAGCCAGCGCCAAAAGCCGAACcagttgccacgcccactgccacgcccaaggaggatgccaagaagaagcagcgacgtcgacggAAAAACGAGCTGGCGGCAATTGTTGCCGATCAGCTGCTGGAGAGCTTCAAGATCGACAATGCGCGACGCGACAATCTCAAAAAGCTGGAGAATTTGGCGTACGAGAAGAGCGAGGATCTGCTGCTCACGGGCATGCTGCTCATGTCCAGCACCAAACGCAATGCTACGCTCCAATCAGCAACTATTGCCGGCGACACGAAGCGCAGCAAAGCCGTTTCCACGGACGCCGAGGCCGGGTCGGCCGGTCGTGGAAGGCCGAAGCGTCGCCAGAGCTGCTATTATAGACGCGGTCGCGGCAAGGCGGTGCCGCTTGGCGCCGAGACGAACATAAGCGCATTGAAATCCTCGCTAGAAAACTTCTCTATTGGCATCGAGAAGCAGCTGCAGGCCAAGGAGGCGGCCAAGGCCAAGGCGACGCCGACGACTGCCGCCGCCAGCTGCATATTAAGACCGAGCATATTATGCACGGCGgccaaggagcagcagcaacggcaggagaagcagcaaaagttggaggagcagcagcaagagcaggagaagcagcaggagcaacagttgccggcggcggcagcaacagtttCTGCTGCGCTGCCCACCTACAGTCGTGATCCGCGgctcaataaaaatatacacaaggagccggagcaacagcagcaacagcagcaacatacCCCGCAGCAACATGCatcgcagcaacaacatgcgCCGCAGCAACATGCCCAACAGCAACATGcaccgcagcaacaacatgcgCCGCAGCACGGCGACAATCTCGAGGAGGAAGACAACTATTTGACGgaaattgccaaaaatgtcAATGAGAAAATAATGTCATCCACGAACGAGGACTTTGAGTTTGCCAACGATGAACTGGACCAGGACAAGGATAAATTCTATCGGCCGCCGACATCGATGAGCGTGCGCAGCGCTCCAAATCTGAATGATGAGCACTCGAATTTTGGcaccgacgacgacgacgacgagaaTACCAATACGGAAATcctggacatggacatggacgaTGAGCTGAGCGTCTATACCAGCTACTCACAGGATCTGGGACGCAACGGACGCCGGCGGCGACGCAGACGTCGCAGCGTCCTCTTGACCCGCCGGCCCAAGAAGCGCAGCACACGCAACGGCGGTCAGCTGGATGAGGCGGACAAATATGCCTGCCAGCTGTGCGGCAAAAGCTTCTATACGTCCACATCGCTGTCCAAGCACAACATGACGCTGGCTCACGTGTCCAAACTCTCCGAACTGGAGTATCTGCAGGCCAAGAGCAATGCGCCGCCAAGTCCGCCGCAGCCAATGGAGCAGCAATTGGAGGCGCCGCCTCAGCAGCTACGCGCCTCGGTGCTTATGCCGCCGATTCAGATGCAGATGCAAATGCAGGccatgccagcagcagctgctccattGTCGCCGCCCAGTCATCATGTCATCACCGAGGAGAGCCTGCGACTCCATGacaaccaacagcagcagcagcagcagcaacagcacacGAGTCCCGCCCACAGCACCGCCCGGCTTAATCTGAATCCCGACGAGCGTCTCTTTTACGAATGCTGCAACATTCTCAAGAGCGCCGAGACGCCGCGTCTGGCCAGCGGCACGACGGCATCTGTGATTGTTAGCGCCGGGCGCAAGAACCTGGagacgacgccgacgccgccaACTGTTGAGCCAGCTGCTGAGTCACTGCCGCCGCCAgcatctccatctccatccCCATCCCCATCCCGATCTCCATCGCCAACAGCTCCTGCGCTAGCTCCtgctcccgctcccgctcccgctccAATTCCGACTGTTTCCCATCAACCTGTCATCCAGCAGCTGTTTCGTAATCCGCCcgcggccacgcccacaccaaCCCCCAC CAATCATCATCCGCAACATCATCATCCGCAGCAGCATCCGcctcatcctcatcatcaACACCAGCAGCATCCGCCTCCCCATCATCAACATCCGCCTCATCTTCATCcgcctcatcatcatcagcagcatctGCATCCACCCCCGCATCGCCTTTCGCCCAGCTACTCGGCCATGTCGCAGTTTTCCGCAATGACCGCAACAAACATGACCACGTCGCGCTTCAAGACAAAGGCCGCCATGAAGGGTTACGAGACGAATGTGACGACGCATCTGCAGCTGGACATGGATCTGGCGAAGACGGCGCGCGCCGTTTGCAAGCTCACCGAATTGGCGGACATTGCTTTGGGCAGCGAGAAGCCGCCGGGCGTTGACTATATGTCCGCACAGATCTTGCCCAGCAACacggagcagcaacagcagcaattgcagccgcagcaacagcagcaacaattgccgccggtcgcaacagcagcaactgttgccgaGCCGAGCTCCACATCCTCAAAGACAATTATGCACGCCTCCTCCATAATCAAGGGCCGCATCATTATACCGGAGCGTCCGTTCAAGAATATTGGATTGGAGGAGAAAGCGCCAATTACCTTCCAGAAGCCCAAGACGAGCGTCAATCTGTTAACCGAGGACAACAATAGCGTCTCTACGGCCAGCTATTCGGATCGCGATGATTACGATTTTGGTACGCTCAGCTGCGAGGATGTGGATGCAGAGGGGGAAGGGGATGGAGATGCGGATGGGGAGAGTGTAAAGTTAAGAAcgcaggagcagcagccgccggaacaggagcaacagcagcagcagcaggaacaggagCAACTGAAGCCTGCGGCTGGCATGATTGCGTGCTCCGCGGCCAGCTGCTcgagcagctccagctcctcTACGGCGTCCAGCAcacagcagagcagcagcaggagcagcagctcgaGTCGGGCGACAGCTAAAACGTTCGAGAACAAATCCCTGATCATGGGCCGGATCTTTAAGCATGCGAGCAGCGCCAAGGTGGGCACAACGCCGCCCAAGCTGGCCGTGAAGAGTGCGCCCAAGGATAAGGCACAGCTGGATCAGCTTTTCGATGAGCTGCGTGGCGCCGccaagccgcagcagcagacgcTCAATGAGCAGCCGCAGTTAGAGCCCTTGGCAGTGCCTTCGCCAGCTGCGATGCCAGCGCCAGCTGCGCCGGTGACGACGAAATGCGGCAAGGCGAGCGCACGCAAGGATCTGTCCAAGCTGCAAACGGAGCTGGGCATGAGTGCCgaggagctggagcagctcATCGATGAGGGTCAGCGCAAATCGAAGCGACGCTGCGCCACAAATCGGCCCAAAAAGCTGGTGGAGACTTGGAGCTCCGATGAGTACGAGGAGTTTCTCTCCACCAAGGACATCATAGCCCTCATCGAACAGAAGgaacagcaggagcagcgaCGCAAGCGCAAGACTAGCGAAGCACAAGAGACGCCGGCGGGGAACAGGCAACGTGCGGATCGGGAAAAGTCCACGCAGACCGtggcaaatgccaaaagcCGCAAAACACGCAAACCCGAGCaactggcggcggcagcgacgcAGCCAAAACGCGCCAGGCAGCGCAGCAGCGTCGCAGAGCCGACAACGCCGGCCAAGGCCAAGCCGAAGGCTAAGACGAAGGCGAAGGCAGCGCGTGGCAAACCAGCCGCAGCcaaagcgcagcagcagcagaagccgGCAAAGacgccagcagcggcggcgggcAGCCGCAGGCGTggcaagcagcaggcagcggaGGAGttgacgtcgacgacgactccggcgcagcagcagcgtacACGTAGCagtcggcagcagcagcagcggcgaaCGCTGGCGCAGCCAGTCGAAGTGCACGCGCCGGACATGAATCACTGCCAggagccgcagccgcagcagcagcagcagcaggagaaagCAGCCGGCAGCGCCAAGCAGAAgccgcgcagcagcagcagcagcaacaacagagcagcagcagtagcagcagcagctgcaacaaacaacaacaacaacaacaacagcagcagcagcaacaaaaatttgaaaaCGAAACGTAAATCGCAAACACATCGCCAGTCGCCGGCGCGCCGGAAGCGTCCGGCCAGCGAGAAGCAGTTGTATTATTGGAGCAGCTCCAGCGATGATGAATTCGGTCGCATCCATGtggaggcagcagcagcagcagcggcggcagaggcagcggcagcggcagcacaagcagcagcagcagcagcaaaagcagccgACGCACAAGCCAACAACGCACAAGCCGACGAAGGCGTGCCGCCACCGCAGCCGCAGTTGATGGCGCCGCCGCCGAAGCATTTCGATGATAGCGAGCAGTATCAGAAGCACGGCTGGATCGTTGGTGACTCGCACAAGAAGCTGGTCAAGCTGCTGGCCATTGCCAAGGGCAGCAAGAAGGTGGACAATTGCGGCGTCAAGCGGCGCACGCCCAAACGCAAATGCTAG